In Ruegeria sp. HKCCD4315, a genomic segment contains:
- a CDS encoding disulfide bond formation protein B gives MSWFSKDTLLGLAWAIALVASLSVLFIGEILGQTPCVLCWFQRAFMFPLAIVLGLGLWWQDQNVGRYGIALALGGAAVALWHMGLYAGLIPEKIQPCSASGPSCTDANQTVLGVPIPLMALVSFALIGVLCALSLKEKQV, from the coding sequence ATGTCCTGGTTTTCCAAAGATACACTTCTCGGCCTGGCCTGGGCGATTGCCCTGGTTGCTTCTCTTTCTGTTCTGTTCATTGGAGAGATCCTGGGGCAGACGCCCTGTGTGCTTTGCTGGTTCCAGCGCGCGTTCATGTTCCCATTGGCGATCGTACTGGGGCTTGGCCTGTGGTGGCAGGACCAGAACGTGGGCCGTTACGGGATAGCACTGGCATTGGGGGGCGCTGCTGTCGCCTTGTGGCACATGGGCCTGTATGCCGGTCTGATCCCCGAAAAAATCCAACCATGCTCAGCTAGCGGTCCGTCCTGCACGGACGCAAATCAAACTGTTTTGGGCGTCCCGATTCCGCTGATGGCGCTCGTTTCATTCGCGCTAATCGGCGTTCTGTGCGCCCTTTCACTCAAGGAGAAACAAGTATGA
- a CDS encoding M23 family metallopeptidase, with amino-acid sequence MSARFLATSAIAISSVSIAAIMFIASNRSEMTVPAPTVFQVPKLPAEPQTTSALLLNVPSAELAPSPVSFRPVQPEPIQAEEPLPPVEPPSRTWTRELAVGDTLDSMLSDAGIDATDRAEIALALGAEYDLRRLRPGHSITVVATAADQLRSVELAVEDGVRIEVTLSETLSTRVVSPEPDTVILARKTEIETSISNALSTAKIPVRFAVDLAQMLSGTVDFRRDLTGGEKLRLLWREESIDGEKVGQPQLIFAALEVDDQLYEIAWPDAEIGRAAIYVDGELLRVFSQPVEGARLSSVFGRRKHPVYGNVRMHTGVDFAAARGTPVHATAPGRVSYVGWRGGYGRVVEIAHGSDTVTRYTHLSATADGLAKGQRVEAGEVVGRVGSSGTATGPNLHYEVLVDGRPTDPLSDDRLAAAANNEVENEAARKRLRNARAQLEKQLGNPVAKKRESSS; translated from the coding sequence ATGAGCGCACGGTTTCTAGCAACCTCGGCGATCGCGATCAGCAGCGTCTCGATTGCTGCGATCATGTTCATTGCCTCGAACAGGTCTGAAATGACGGTGCCTGCGCCCACGGTCTTTCAGGTGCCCAAACTTCCTGCGGAACCGCAGACCACATCGGCTCTGTTGCTGAACGTACCATCGGCAGAACTCGCTCCAAGCCCCGTTTCGTTTCGACCTGTTCAGCCGGAACCCATTCAGGCAGAGGAACCTTTGCCTCCTGTTGAACCACCTTCACGAACATGGACGCGCGAGCTTGCGGTGGGTGACACACTCGACAGTATGCTGTCTGACGCGGGGATTGACGCAACCGATCGCGCTGAAATCGCACTTGCACTTGGCGCTGAATACGACTTGCGGCGCTTGCGGCCGGGTCACTCGATAACAGTCGTTGCAACGGCAGCGGATCAACTGCGGAGTGTGGAGCTCGCCGTGGAAGATGGCGTGAGAATTGAAGTGACACTTAGCGAGACATTGTCCACGCGCGTGGTCTCACCGGAACCCGACACTGTCATTCTGGCCCGCAAAACAGAGATCGAAACTTCGATCTCAAATGCTCTGAGCACCGCAAAGATCCCGGTTCGTTTTGCGGTGGATCTCGCTCAGATGCTGAGCGGCACAGTGGATTTTCGACGCGATCTGACCGGTGGCGAAAAACTCCGTCTTCTCTGGCGCGAAGAAAGTATCGACGGCGAGAAGGTAGGCCAGCCGCAACTCATTTTTGCAGCACTGGAAGTGGATGACCAACTTTACGAAATAGCATGGCCAGACGCCGAAATTGGCCGCGCCGCAATCTATGTCGATGGTGAGCTTCTTCGCGTCTTCTCGCAACCAGTTGAGGGCGCGCGCCTGAGTTCTGTCTTTGGTCGGCGGAAACATCCGGTCTACGGCAATGTGCGGATGCACACCGGTGTCGATTTCGCTGCCGCACGTGGTACTCCGGTACATGCGACGGCTCCGGGGCGCGTGTCTTATGTAGGTTGGCGCGGGGGGTATGGGCGTGTGGTGGAAATCGCTCATGGATCGGACACGGTCACGCGATATACGCATCTTAGCGCAACCGCCGATGGTCTGGCCAAAGGTCAGCGCGTGGAGGCTGGCGAGGTGGTTGGTCGTGTCGGGTCGAGCGGCACCGCGACCGGCCCCAATCTTCATTATGAAGTATTGGTCGACGGGCGACCAACGGACCCGCTTTCTGACGACCGACTTGCTGCCGCTGCGAACAACGAGGTTGAAAACGAAGCAGCGCGAAAACGCTTAAGAAATGCTCGAGCACAGCTTGAGAAACAGCTGGGCAATCCCGTCGCCAAAAAACGCGAATCTAGTTCGTGA
- a CDS encoding SCO family protein, translating to MQRRRVLTFGAAGIGAIGLTLFVGWWQVDGPGAAQSVRLRPLALSGMNFRMVDHEGTPVTPQSLVGRATMVFFGFTYCPDVCPTTLSDISLWLDDLGNDADELNVVFITVDPERDTVDAMTDYVSYFHPAIRGWVGVSDQIAQAADDFRATYEKVPMEDGDYTMNHTASVFLFNPTGEFVSTIDYHEQREFAVPKIRRALKSGADTTS from the coding sequence ATGCAGCGGCGACGTGTTCTCACATTTGGGGCTGCTGGAATTGGCGCAATCGGCCTGACACTCTTTGTCGGATGGTGGCAAGTGGATGGGCCGGGAGCGGCTCAATCAGTTCGCCTTCGTCCCCTTGCGTTGTCGGGCATGAACTTTCGCATGGTTGATCACGAAGGGACCCCCGTCACCCCGCAATCGCTGGTCGGACGTGCAACAATGGTGTTCTTCGGCTTTACCTACTGCCCGGATGTTTGCCCGACGACTCTTTCGGATATTTCCCTCTGGCTGGATGATCTGGGCAATGACGCGGACGAATTGAACGTCGTGTTCATAACCGTAGACCCTGAAAGGGACACGGTCGATGCCATGACCGATTATGTCAGCTACTTTCATCCAGCTATTCGCGGTTGGGTCGGCGTTTCGGACCAAATCGCGCAAGCCGCAGACGACTTTCGCGCCACTTATGAAAAAGTTCCTATGGAAGATGGCGACTACACAATGAACCACACCGCAAGTGTTTTTCTGTTTAACCCCACAGGCGAATTTGTCAGCACCATCGACTATCATGAGCAGAGAGAGTTTGCTGTACCCAAGATCCGCCGCGCTTTGAAAAGTGGAGCGGATACAACATCATGA
- a CDS encoding DsbA family protein → MNRRGLILSVLAFGGAGFGAASWYVNRPAASGNTEPVAPEIAETLIRSYSPVLGPKDAPVTIVEFFDPACEACRAFHPVVKDIMAQHGDAVRVVIRYTPFHGEGSEEAIRVLEAARMQGVFEPVLEAVLREQPKWAAHGAPEPGLIIRIAAAAGLDADAAQAQMLAPQTVGVLNQDRADVEAVGIRQTPTFFVNGKSLDPFGEAELRRLVAAEVAALQS, encoded by the coding sequence ATGAACAGACGAGGCCTGATTTTGTCCGTTCTCGCATTTGGTGGCGCTGGTTTTGGAGCCGCCTCCTGGTACGTGAACCGCCCGGCTGCTTCAGGCAACACCGAGCCTGTCGCACCCGAAATCGCTGAAACACTTATCCGTTCTTACTCGCCTGTTCTCGGCCCTAAAGACGCACCGGTTACAATTGTCGAATTTTTCGATCCGGCTTGTGAAGCCTGCCGTGCCTTTCATCCGGTCGTGAAGGACATCATGGCACAGCATGGAGACGCCGTGCGCGTTGTGATCCGGTACACCCCTTTCCATGGCGAAGGCTCAGAGGAGGCGATCCGCGTGCTTGAAGCGGCACGCATGCAGGGGGTCTTTGAACCGGTCCTGGAAGCCGTGCTGCGAGAGCAGCCCAAATGGGCCGCGCATGGTGCGCCTGAGCCTGGTCTTATTATTCGAATTGCAGCAGCGGCGGGACTGGATGCCGATGCAGCGCAGGCACAAATGCTCGCGCCCCAGACAGTCGGTGTTCTTAATCAGGATCGCGCTGATGTCGAAGCGGTCGGTATACGGCAAACTCCGACATTCTTCGTCAATGGCAAATCTCTGGATCCGTTTGGTGAGGCTGAATTGAGACGTCTGGTCGCTGCAGAAGTTGCAGCACTGCAAAGCTGA
- a CDS encoding copper chaperone PCu(A)C, whose protein sequence is MRLTTKNTLLAGVLAAFGTTAILSAPVLAGGDDVVVEDAWSRASIGTNRPGAAYMTIRNTSDEVVTLTSIRTDLAMMPEIHQTSTNAEGVSSMAPAGELEIAPGGSVALEPGGLHAMLMRLQRPMTEGESFALTLIFADGAEKTVNIPIFGIAARGPEN, encoded by the coding sequence ATGAGACTCACTACAAAAAATACACTTCTGGCAGGTGTGCTTGCCGCATTCGGCACCACTGCCATTCTATCGGCACCGGTACTGGCAGGGGGCGACGATGTTGTCGTTGAAGATGCCTGGTCGCGGGCCTCTATCGGCACCAACCGGCCGGGTGCCGCGTACATGACGATCCGCAACACCAGTGATGAGGTCGTCACACTGACCTCTATCCGCACCGATCTTGCGATGATGCCCGAGATCCACCAGACATCGACCAATGCAGAGGGCGTCAGTTCCATGGCACCAGCTGGCGAGCTGGAAATTGCGCCCGGTGGTTCCGTCGCGCTTGAGCCCGGCGGGCTGCATGCAATGCTTATGCGGCTGCAACGCCCGATGACTGAAGGCGAGAGTTTTGCGCTGACCCTGATCTTTGCCGATGGAGCAGAAAAGACCGTCAACATACCGATATTCGGTATTGCTGCACGAGGCCCAGAGAACTGA